A section of the Brachyhypopomus gauderio isolate BG-103 chromosome 13, BGAUD_0.2, whole genome shotgun sequence genome encodes:
- the LOC143473874 gene encoding ictacalcin-like — translation MSQVQQGMALLISAFHKYSGKEGDKCTLSKGELKDLLNAELGDIFGKTTDQKAVDKIFKDLDANSDGVVDFQEYVMLVACLTMLCNECFNKNKK, via the exons ATGTCGCAGGTTCAGCAGGGAATGGCTCTACTCATTTCTGCCTTCCATAAGTACTCTGGCAAGGAAGGAGACAAGTGCACCCTGAGCAAGGGAGAGTTGAAGGACCTGCTCAACGCGGAGCTCGGAGACATCTTCGGG AAAACTACAGACCAGAAAGCAGTGGACAAGATCTTTAAAGACCTGGATGCTAACTCTGATGGGGTGGTTGACTTCCAAGAGTACGTCATGCTGGTGGCTTGCCTGACCATGCTCTGCAATGAGTGCTTTaacaaaaataagaaataa